From the genome of Vibrio porteresiae DSM 19223, one region includes:
- a CDS encoding type IV pilus modification PilV family protein, with protein MRKPNGFTLVESIMAMILIGFAMVTLISFLYPQVERSATPHYQMRAAHLQQSIMSRILSRAFDEQSDVQGGQYRCGENNLQGEATTCTAPASLGKESGESADTFNDVDDYIGCWWSDNASDCGATTVAGRLTDLLDMSSASEYAHFTVFISVNYVGSSGNVSSTITDLKRIQLNVDAGNYGSYPLVAFRGNY; from the coding sequence ATGAGGAAACCCAACGGTTTCACGCTGGTTGAAAGTATTATGGCCATGATATTGATTGGCTTTGCCATGGTGACTCTCATCAGCTTTCTTTATCCTCAGGTTGAACGTTCAGCGACTCCTCATTATCAAATGCGCGCCGCCCACTTACAGCAAAGCATTATGAGTCGCATTTTGTCGCGCGCCTTTGATGAACAAAGTGATGTTCAAGGTGGGCAATATCGCTGTGGCGAAAATAACTTACAAGGCGAGGCCACAACCTGTACTGCACCGGCTAGCCTTGGAAAAGAGAGTGGTGAGAGTGCCGACACCTTTAACGATGTGGATGACTATATTGGTTGCTGGTGGAGCGATAATGCCAGTGATTGTGGGGCCACGACAGTGGCTGGGCGTTTAACCGATTTGTTGGACATGTCATCGGCAAGTGAATACGCCCATTTTACGGTGTTTATCAGTGTTAATTATGTGGGCAGCAGTGGCAACGTTAGCTCGACGATTACTGATTTAAAACGGATTCAGCTTAATGTGGATGCGGGCAATTATGGCTCTTATCCATTAGTTGCTTTTCGGGGGAATTACTGA
- a CDS encoding prepilin-type N-terminal cleavage/methylation domain-containing protein, which produces MSKSNPAQLGFTLVELVVVILLVSIVSAAAYSRYMGTSGFSAFTAQEQAMSVIRQVQINRMQSNLSSPSSNVNYVLAISSNCLGSVAGCANSSNGQRSDFVSEEGITFSVSPSLNTVSFDLLGNPLDSAASGVTITIRSSANTVQLCINSQGYVSKGGCS; this is translated from the coding sequence ATGAGTAAATCAAACCCAGCTCAATTAGGTTTTACTCTGGTTGAGCTTGTGGTTGTGATTCTATTGGTCTCCATCGTATCGGCTGCCGCCTACTCCCGATATATGGGGACCTCTGGTTTTTCTGCTTTTACCGCGCAAGAGCAGGCGATGTCGGTGATTCGTCAGGTCCAAATCAACCGCATGCAATCGAATCTTTCCTCTCCTTCTAGCAATGTTAATTATGTATTAGCGATTTCAAGTAACTGTCTTGGTTCGGTTGCTGGATGTGCTAATAGCAGTAACGGTCAGCGTAGTGATTTTGTTAGTGAAGAGGGCATTACCTTTTCGGTTTCCCCCAGTTTAAATACCGTTTCGTTTGATCTACTTGGCAACCCCCTCGACAGTGCAGCAAGTGGTGTGACCATCACCATACGCTCCAGCGCTAACACGGTGCAGCTTTGCATCAACTCCCAAGGTTATGTGAGTAAAGGGGGCTGTTCATGA